The stretch of DNA ACGCCACGGCCGCCGAAAACGGGTATACGGAGCCGGAACGTGACGACCCCGACGAATCCGGCCTCGAAACGCTGCCCGGCGAACCGCCGACGGACCATCACGTCGAACTCCTCGACGCCGTCCGGGCCGCCTACTGGATCGACGACGGTGACGACTACGTGGACGGCGACGAGGCGTTCCAGTCGCGGGGGTCGCTCCGGGACGTCCTCGGGGACCTCTCGGGGATCGGTGTCGCGCTCGAGGGTGACGTGTCGTCCGAACGTGGCGGTGGCACGGGCGGGCAGGGCTGCTTCTCCCCCGGACGGCACTCCGTCGGGTTCGTCTGGTGGCTGCCGGTCGACCACGCAAACGAGACACAGAGCGACTCGGTGCGGTTCTCGCTGACATTCTACACCGAGCAGTGCCGCCACAACGACGGGACCGGCGACCGGCTCTCGGCGTTCGTGAACGACGACGCGCCGCTCAACGAGCGACCGTGGGACGGGGCCGTCGCCGACCGGACCGGCCACCCCGAAGTCGTCGTGACGAACAACGCCCTGACCCAAGTGACCTTCCCGGACGTGCCACCGTTCGGGCCGCCACCGCAGACGTTACCGCTCGGGTTCGACCCGCAGGTGGTCCGAGTCTCGCCCGGGACGACCGTCACGTGGCACTGGGCGACGTACGCCGACCCGTTCCCCGACTTCTTCGACGAGATTCCGCACAACGTCGTCGCGCCGGACGGGTCGTTCAGCAGCGGTCCCCCGGAGCCAGCGACGACGGCGTCCGACTTCAGCCACACGTTCACCGAACCGGGACTCCACCCGTACGTCTGTGTGCCCCACGGCAGCACGCAGTTCCATCACTCCTCCCCCGGCGTCCCGTTCCAGGAGGTGATCAACGAGTCGGGTATGCGGGGTGCCATCCTCGTCGAGGATTGACCTCCCCGGGCGGAGCCTCGCCACAAACGACTTAACGGCTACCGGCCCACTGGTGGTATGGACTGGTTTCTGATCGGCCTACAACTGGGGATCGACCCCCAACAACTGGGGTTGGAGTTCGGTGGCGGCGCCGTCATCGGTGGCATCATCGGCTTCGCGGCGAAGAAACTGGCGAAGGTCATCGCGATCATCGTCGGCCTCGAACTCGCGCTGTTCAAGTTCTTGGAGTCGCGTGGCATCCTCACCGTCGACTGGGCGGCGCTATCGGCCGGAATCCTGCGAACGGGCGAGGGCGCAGCGTCGAGCGGCCCGCCCGGCTGGGCGTCGACCATTCTCTCGACGCTCTCGGTGTCGGCCGGCTTCACTGGCGGCTTCCTCCTCGGCTTCCGGCGGGGATAGCTACCTGACGTTCAGGTCGTCCTCGTCCTTGACGATGCGCGTCTCCGCCTCGCCGCTCGTCACCTCGTTCACCAGGTCGTAGAAGTCGTTCTGCATCCCCGCGGGGAACGTGAGCACGCCGATCCAGGAGCCGTCGGCCTGCCACTCCTCCCGATCCAGGTCGCCGAACCCTCGGATCCTCGCCTGTGCGCTCCCGGCCTTGTCCGCGGGCACCTGTACCGCGACCGTCATCTCCGCGAAGCGAATCGGGATCACGGGCCGGAGGACGTCGAGAGCGTCGTCGACCTGCGTCTCGACTCGCTCCATCGGGTCGACGCGAAAGCCCGCCTCCTCCAGCGCTCGCTCGATCCGCTCGGGCGGGTGGGGGGCGTCGTCCATCTGCGGGTTGACCGCGTTGCGCGCGATGCGGTTGATCAGCTGCTTGCGCTTCTGTTCTTGCATCTCGCGGCGCTGGTCGGCCGTGATCTGTATCTCGCCGCGCTCGACCACCTCGGGGATGATCTCGAGGGGGTCCGTCGTCCCGAACACCTCCTCCAGGTCGTTCTCGGCGGGGCGGTCGCCCCGAGAGGCGTCCTCGAACACGTCCTCGGCGGCGATGACGTCCTCTAAGTCGCCCTCGAACTCGCCGCGTTTGATCGCGAGCGCCGCGTCGGGGTCGATCAGCACCTCGAACCGCTCGCCGTGGGATTCGAGGCGGGCGGTGACGGCCTCGTCCAGTGAAATCATACGGCGAGGTAGTCCCTCCGGGAGTATATACTCTCGGCCGCCGCCGCATAGTGATTACCACCCTGGATCCGGGCTCACCCTCCGACGACGAGGGGTTCGGTGAACCCCATCGCCATCAGCCGCCGTACCACCGCTACTAGCCCGTTGTCGAAGCCCCGGCCGAACACGGCCCGTTCGTGACCGTCGTCGTCGTCGCCGCCGGTGAACGAACTCACGAGGGTCGTCGACTGATCGACCAGCAGGAGGCGTCCGAGGTCGGTGTCGTCGTCGGGGAACGGCGATCCGGTGAGCGTCTCGATGCCCGAGACGAACACCTCCGCGTCCGGGAGGTCGGCCTCGATCCGCTCGCGCATCGACTCGTCCCACGTCCCGACGACGACGGCAACCCCGCGGTCGCTGGCCGCCCGGAGACGGTCGAGCAGTGCCTCGGAGAACGTCGACCCGTGGCGACTGACGACGATCACCTCCCCGTCGGCCTCGTCGATCAGCTGTTCGACTCGGCCGTCGATGCTCGCCGTCCCCGACAGCGACCAGACCTCGTGGGTCACCTCCACCTCGTCGGCGTCGTCGATCCGGTCGACACTCTCGAGCGCGGTCCGGAGCGCCTCGGTCCGCGCCTCGTACTCGGCGCGGATCGTTCCGATGGCCTCGTCGATAGAGACGGCCCGGAACTGCTTGGGACTCGTATGTTGTACCTCGACCAGCCCCTTCGTCTCCAGCGCCCCGAGCGCGTCGTAGACGCGGGTCCGGGGAACGCCCGACGTTTCGCTGATCTGCTTTGCCGTCCCCCGTGGTCGGCGCGACAACGCCACGAAACACCGGGCCTCGTACTCCTTGAACCCAAACTCCTGTAGCAGTTCGGCCGCGGTCCGCCGATTCGGATTCCGGTTCATGTGTCTCGACCGTCCGGCCATCGGTTCTCCCTCGCAGCCGTCGAGTCGGGTCCCTCTCCCCGCTACATCACAACGAATTGATTTATTCTCACCGGCCGATACCCTCCGCCGGCGGATCGGGGCACGACCGGGGCGGACGCTCGTGAGCGTCCGCGACGACGGCGACGACTACCCACCCGAACCCCTCGACGAGACGGCCAGTCGGGACTCGGGGAGTACCAACGGGCGCCGTTCACCCGGCAACTCGACGGGAACGGTTAGGAGAGGTCGTCGATCATGTCGACGAGGTCCGTCTTGTCCTGCACGCCGATGAGTCGCTCGGCCTGCTCGCCGTTCGCGTAGAACTCCAGCGTCGGGACGCTCCGGATGCCCCGGTCCTGGGCGAGCGCCTGCAGTTCGTCGATGTCGACTTTCAGGACGACCGCCTCGGTTTCGGCCGCTATCTCCTCGACCGTCGGCTCCAGCATCTTGCAGGGGCCACACCAGTCGGCGTAGTAGTCGACGAGAACGACGGCGTTCTCGGCGACGAGTTCGTCTAGGTGGTCGGCGTCTTCGACGTGGATGGGTTCCCCCTCCGCGGTCGACTTGCTCATACACTCCCGTAGCCACGCGAACCCCTTAACGGTTGAGTCGTACGGGCACCCGGACGCACGACCGTCAGCCGACCTCGTACGTGAGCACGACGCCGTCGTCGAGTCGGTCGACGGTCCGGAGGTCGAGCGTCGGGAAGCTCTCGACGAACCCCTCGCCGTCGGCGAGGGTCGGCGCGTCCCGGCCCCCGACGACGAGCGACCCGACGAAGACGCTCAACTCGTCGACGAGGTCGGCCGCGAACAGCGAGTAGATGAGTTCGCCCCCGCCCTCGGCGAGCAGTCGCCCTACGCCCTCGGTTTCGAGGGCGCCGAGTGCGGCGGGCAGGTCGACCCGCGCGTCGCCCGCTTCGATCACCGTCGCGCCCGCGTCACGCAGGGCCGCGAGTCGGTCCGTGGGCGCCGCCCCCGACACCAGGAGATACGTCTCGGCGTCGTCGTTCAATAGCGTCGCGTCCGGCGGCGTTCGGGCGCGGGAGTCGGCGACGACCCGCGCCGGGTTGGCGGGGCGACCGCTGCGCAGGCGCTCGACCCGTCGGTCCTCCGATTTGACGCCGAGATGCGGGTCGTCAGCGAGCACCGTCCCGACGCCGACGAGGACGGCGTCGGCCGACGCACGCAGGCGATCGACGCGGTCGAAATCCGCATCGCCGGAGATCCGAACCTGTCGACGCTCGTGGGTCGAGAGCTTCCCGTCCACGCTCGTCGCCGCGTTGACGACGACTTCCATGTCGATTACTTCGCGTCGGGGCCGAAACAGCTTTCGGTGGCCGACGCGGTCCGGAGCGGTTCGACCCGCATCTCGAACCCGGGGCTGTAGTGCGTGACCGGATCGGCCGTCGGCGCCGGTAGCTCGGCCGCCTCGAAGAGGCCGCTCGGCCGTATCGTCGCGCCCACCGATCGGATGTCCCACGGCTTCCGGTCGAGTTCGCCGACCGCGAGGGACCTTTGCCGGCGAGACGCCGTCTGCGCCTCGCGTAGCGGACGGTCGGGGGTCGTCGTTTTTTATGCGGGCGCGACCAACGCCCAACCTGATGAACGTCGACGATCATGCCGAGGAACTCGCCTCCGACCTCGGCGTAGACAAAGCGGAGGTCAAAGAGGACCTGGAGAGCCTGCTGGAGTACAACGTCCCGGTCGAGGAAGCCACGGCGAGCATCCGCCGCAAGCACGGCGGCGACGGCGGAGCCGCGTCGTCGGCGCCGACGGCCAAACCCGTTGCCGACGTGACGCCCGACGACGGCGCCGTCACCGCGACGGTTCGGGTGCTCACGAAGGGCACCCGGTCCATCCGCTACCAGGGCGAGGACCAGGTGATCCGCGAGGGCGAGTTCGCGGACGACACCGGCCGCATCTCCTACACGGCGTGGGAGGCGTTCGACTTCGAACCCGGCGACTCGGTCACCGTCGGCAACGCGAACGTCCGCGAGTGGGAGGGCCGGCCCGAACTGAACCTGGGGACGAACACCACCGTCGCCGCGGCGTCGGAGCCGGTCGAGACGCCGTACGCGGTGGGCGGCGACCGCGACCTGGTCGACCTCGAACCCGGCGACCGTGGGCGGGCCGTCGAGGTGGCGGTACAGGAACTCGACCGCCGCACCATCGACGGGCGCGACGGCGAGACGGAGATCCTCTCTGGCGTCGTCGCCGACGAGACGGCGCGGCTCCCGCTGACCGACTGGGACCCCCACGCCGACGTCGAGGAGGGGGCGGCCCTCCGCCTCGCGGACGTGTACGTCCGCGAGTATCGCGGCGTCCCCCAAGTGAACATCACGGAGTTCTCGACGGTCCGGCGGCTGGAGCGCGAGATCACCGCCCCCGCCACGGCGCCGCGCATGGGCGTCGGCGAGGCCGTCGACTCGGGCGGCCTGTTCGACGTGGCGCTCGTGGGCAACGTCATCGAGGTTCGCGACGGCTCCGGCCTGATCGAGCGGTGTCCGGAGTGTGGCCGCGTCGTCCAGAACGGGCAGTGTCGCGCCCACGGCGACGTCGAGGGTGAGGACGACCTGCGGGTGAAGGCCATCCTCGACGACGGGACGGGGACGGTGACGGTCGTCCTCGACACCGACCTGACCGCCGAAGTGTACGGCGGCGGGGTCGAGGACGCCAAGGCCGCCGCCCGCGACGCGATGGACAAGGAAGTCGTCGCCGACGAGATCCGTGACCGCATCGTTGGCCGCGAGTACCGCGTCCGCGGCTCGCTCTCGGTCGACGAGTACGGCGCCAACCTCGACGCCGACGAGTTCGCGGAGAGCGCGGACGACCCAGCGGACCGGGCGAGCGAACTCCTCGCGGGGGTGGCGCGATGAGCGCCACCGACGACGGCCCCGGGCGCCGCGAGGTGGCGTACCGCCTCTTCGCCGCCGAATTCGACGACGCCACCCTCTCCTACGCCGAGAGCGACGAGGAGCGGGCGCCGAAGTACGTCGTCACGCCGACCGGCGCGCGGGTGAACCGGCTGTTCGCCGTCGGCGTCCTCACCGAGGTAGAGCCAGTCAACGACGACGTGCTCCGCGCTCGCGTCGTCGACCCCACCGGCGCGTTCGTCTCCTACGCCGGGCAGTACCAGCCCGACGCAGCGGCCTTCTTCGAACGGACCGACCCACCGGCCTTCGTCGCGCTCACCGGCAAGGCCCGAACCTTCCAGCCCGAGGACAGCGACCGGGTGTACACCTCCGTCCGTCCGGAGAGCGTCTCGACCGTCGACGCCGAGACGCGCGACCGATGGACCGTCTCGACGGCCGAAGCGACGCTCCGTCGCGTCGCGGCGATGACCGACGCCCTCGCGATGGAGGACCGGGGCGACGAGTTGGAGGCGGCCCTGTTGGACCGTGGCTACGAGGAGTCGCTCGCGGCGGGCATCCCGGTCGCCCTCGACCACTACGGAACGACCGTCGCTTACCTCGACGCAGTGCGGGAAATCGCCCTCGACGCCCTCGACGTCGTCGCCGGCGAACGCGACGAGGTGCGGGCGCTCGACGTGGCGCCCGACGACGCCGGCACTACGTCGCTCGGCCCGCTCCCGGACGCCGTTCGGCGGGCGTCGACGGCCGACGCCTCGGACCCCTCCGAGTCGGCAGCGGCTCGGCCGACGACGACCGAACCGACTTCGACACCGAGCGACGCGACGACGACCGAACCGACTTCGACACCGAGCGACGCGACGGCGGACGAATCGACTTCGACACCGAGCGACGCGACGGCGGACGAACCGACCTCGACACCGAGCGACGCGACGACGACCGAACCGACTTCGACACCGAGCGACGCGACGGCGGACGAATCGACTTCGACACCGAGCGACGCGACGACGACCGAATCGACCTCGACACCGAGCGACGCGACGGCGGACGAATCGACGACCGACGACGCCCTCGGCGACTTCGACGCCGGTGACGGGGACATCGGCGACTTCGACGCCGGTGACGGGGACATCGGCGACTTCGACGACGACGGCGACCTCTACGAACTCGACGAGGAGGAACGCCGGGAGGTCGAGGAGGAGTTCGACGTGGGCTTCGAGAGCGGCGCCGAGGTGGGCGACCCGGGGGAGGCCGGCATCGACGTGCCGGGACCGGAGGAGTTGGACGACGCGGTGCCGGCCGACGACGCCGGCTCGGCGCCCGATGCCGATGGCGACGCCGGCGGTGCTGACGCGGACCTCGAAGCCGCGGCCGTCGACGCCGACGCCGACGCCGACGCCGACGCGGACCTCGAAGCCGCGGCCGTCGACGCCATGTCCGACCTCGACGACGGCGACGGTGCCCCCCACGACGAGGTGGTCGCCGCGGTGGTCGAGGAACACGGCGCCGATCCGGGTGCCGTCGCCGACGCCATCGAGGACGCGCTGATGAGCGGGAAATGTTACGAGCCGAGCGAGGATCGGCTCAAGGCGATCTGACGGTGCTCGTCGAACCGGTGCCCGGCGAACCGGCCGCCGTCGCGGACTGTGGCACCGAACGCGCGCTCGTCGTCGCCGACTACCACGCCGGCATCGAGGCCGGCCTCCGATACGAGCGTGGCGTCGAACTCCGGAGCGACGCCGACGGTCGCCGCGAGCGCCTCCGTGCGCTAGGTGATCGCGTCTCGCCGGACCGCGTCGTCGTCCTCGGCGACCTGGTTCACCGGATCGGCGACCCCGGCGAGGGCGAGCACGACGAGGTGGCGGCGCTGCTGGATGCGCTGCCCGCTCCGTTGACGCTCGTCCCCGGCAACCACGACGGTGGCGTCGCGGACGCCTACGACCGGATCGAGGTGGTCGATTCCGGTGGCCTGCGGCTGGGCGACGTGGGCTTCGTCCACGGCCACACCTGGCCCGACCGGGCAGTGCTCGGCGCCGAGACGGTGTGTATGGGCCACGAACACCCACAGGTTCGGCTGGAGGACGAGGTGGGCGGCGGCCGGGCGGAGAAGGCGTGGCTTCGGGGGCGGCTCTCTCCCGACCCCTTCGCCGACCATTTGGGGGTGGTGCCCGAGTCGCTGGGCTGGACGACCCCCGAAC from Haloplanus salinus encodes:
- a CDS encoding cupredoxin domain-containing protein gives rise to the protein MPREFTLSRRTALAALGTVGVASAGAGVGTSAFFSDGESFENDRLVAGTLDMKAAYSVHYLDWSADELDGIDDDAVTTTGPMTEFDPGPRSLPGIEFATEGDRQQFLANTLVHADGDASCPDGTDADDLQRPVVELDDLKPGDHGEVTFDLALCDNPGYVWLGVADATAAENGYTEPERDDPDESGLETLPGEPPTDHHVELLDAVRAAYWIDDGDDYVDGDEAFQSRGSLRDVLGDLSGIGVALEGDVSSERGGGTGGQGCFSPGRHSVGFVWWLPVDHANETQSDSVRFSLTFYTEQCRHNDGTGDRLSAFVNDDAPLNERPWDGAVADRTGHPEVVVTNNALTQVTFPDVPPFGPPPQTLPLGFDPQVVRVSPGTTVTWHWATYADPFPDFFDEIPHNVVAPDGSFSSGPPEPATTASDFSHTFTEPGLHPYVCVPHGSTQFHHSSPGVPFQEVINESGMRGAILVED
- a CDS encoding FUN14 domain-containing protein; this encodes MDWFLIGLQLGIDPQQLGLEFGGGAVIGGIIGFAAKKLAKVIAIIVGLELALFKFLESRGILTVDWAALSAGILRTGEGAASSGPPGWASTILSTLSVSAGFTGGFLLGFRRG
- a CDS encoding ribosome assembly factor SBDS; translation: MISLDEAVTARLESHGERFEVLIDPDAALAIKRGEFEGDLEDVIAAEDVFEDASRGDRPAENDLEEVFGTTDPLEIIPEVVERGEIQITADQRREMQEQKRKQLINRIARNAVNPQMDDAPHPPERIERALEEAGFRVDPMERVETQVDDALDVLRPVIPIRFAEMTVAVQVPADKAGSAQARIRGFGDLDREEWQADGSWIGVLTFPAGMQNDFYDLVNEVTSGEAETRIVKDEDDLNVR
- a CDS encoding TrmB family transcriptional regulator produces the protein MNRNPNRRTAAELLQEFGFKEYEARCFVALSRRPRGTAKQISETSGVPRTRVYDALGALETKGLVEVQHTSPKQFRAVSIDEAIGTIRAEYEARTEALRTALESVDRIDDADEVEVTHEVWSLSGTASIDGRVEQLIDEADGEVIVVSRHGSTFSEALLDRLRAASDRGVAVVVGTWDESMRERIEADLPDAEVFVSGIETLTGSPFPDDDTDLGRLLLVDQSTTLVSSFTGGDDDDGHERAVFGRGFDNGLVAVVRRLMAMGFTEPLVVGG
- the trxA gene encoding thioredoxin, with the protein product MSKSTAEGEPIHVEDADHLDELVAENAVVLVDYYADWCGPCKMLEPTVEEIAAETEAVVLKVDIDELQALAQDRGIRSVPTLEFYANGEQAERLIGVQDKTDLVDMIDDLS
- a CDS encoding 2,5-diamino-6-(ribosylamino)-4(3H)-pyrimidinone 5'-phosphate reductase, with the translated sequence MEVVVNAATSVDGKLSTHERRQVRISGDADFDRVDRLRASADAVLVGVGTVLADDPHLGVKSEDRRVERLRSGRPANPARVVADSRARTPPDATLLNDDAETYLLVSGAAPTDRLAALRDAGATVIEAGDARVDLPAALGALETEGVGRLLAEGGGELIYSLFAADLVDELSVFVGSLVVGGRDAPTLADGEGFVESFPTLDLRTVDRLDDGVVLTYEVG
- a CDS encoding Single-stranded DNA binding protein, translated to MNVDDHAEELASDLGVDKAEVKEDLESLLEYNVPVEEATASIRRKHGGDGGAASSAPTAKPVADVTPDDGAVTATVRVLTKGTRSIRYQGEDQVIREGEFADDTGRISYTAWEAFDFEPGDSVTVGNANVREWEGRPELNLGTNTTVAAASEPVETPYAVGGDRDLVDLEPGDRGRAVEVAVQELDRRTIDGRDGETEILSGVVADETARLPLTDWDPHADVEEGAALRLADVYVREYRGVPQVNITEFSTVRRLEREITAPATAPRMGVGEAVDSGGLFDVALVGNVIEVRDGSGLIERCPECGRVVQNGQCRAHGDVEGEDDLRVKAILDDGTGTVTVVLDTDLTAEVYGGGVEDAKAAARDAMDKEVVADEIRDRIVGREYRVRGSLSVDEYGANLDADEFAESADDPADRASELLAGVAR
- a CDS encoding RPA family protein: MSATDDGPGRREVAYRLFAAEFDDATLSYAESDEERAPKYVVTPTGARVNRLFAVGVLTEVEPVNDDVLRARVVDPTGAFVSYAGQYQPDAAAFFERTDPPAFVALTGKARTFQPEDSDRVYTSVRPESVSTVDAETRDRWTVSTAEATLRRVAAMTDALAMEDRGDELEAALLDRGYEESLAAGIPVALDHYGTTVAYLDAVREIALDALDVVAGERDEVRALDVAPDDAGTTSLGPLPDAVRRASTADASDPSESAAARPTTTEPTSTPSDATTTEPTSTPSDATADESTSTPSDATADEPTSTPSDATTTEPTSTPSDATADESTSTPSDATTTESTSTPSDATADESTTDDALGDFDAGDGDIGDFDAGDGDIGDFDDDGDLYELDEEERREVEEEFDVGFESGAEVGDPGEAGIDVPGPEELDDAVPADDAGSAPDADGDAGGADADLEAAAVDADADADADADLEAAAVDAMSDLDDGDGAPHDEVVAAVVEEHGADPGAVADAIEDALMSGKCYEPSEDRLKAI
- a CDS encoding metallophosphoesterase gives rise to the protein MLRAERGSAQGDLTVLVEPVPGEPAAVADCGTERALVVADYHAGIEAGLRYERGVELRSDADGRRERLRALGDRVSPDRVVVLGDLVHRIGDPGEGEHDEVAALLDALPAPLTLVPGNHDGGVADAYDRIEVVDSGGLRLGDVGFVHGHTWPDRAVLGAETVCMGHEHPQVRLEDEVGGGRAEKAWLRGRLSPDPFADHLGVVPESLGWTTPELVVFPAFNDRSGGTWINADGQTFLSPFLPDGLADDAEAYLLDGTRLGAYRRV